In the genome of Nomascus leucogenys isolate Asia chromosome 12, Asia_NLE_v1, whole genome shotgun sequence, the window GGATGTCAGGGAGGGGTCAAGACACAGAAATGCTTCTCAGCTGCCTGGGTCTTTCTGTCCCTTCCTGAATCCTAACCCCTTGCTGCTCCCAGTTGTAAGTGTAAAGGGGTAAAGAGCCCCCGTCACCTGCTGTGAGAGCTGTCAGGTTGCAGGGCTGACATTTGACCTTGAGGAGGACAGGGAGGGGCTGAATCACagaaaggggaaaagaagaggcagaaggTGGCTGGCAcggtggcctacacctgtaatcccagcactttgggtggccgaggcaggtggatcacttgaggtcaggagttcgagaccagccttaccaacatggtgaaactccgtctctactaaaaatagaaaaattagctggccgtggtggctcacacctgtaatctcagctactcaagaggctgaggcaggagaattgcttgaatctgggaggtggaggttgcagtgagctgagattgcgccaatgcactcctccagcctgggtgacagagtgagactctttgtctaaaaaaaaaaaaaaggcagaaggacGAGGCACAGTTGGAAGAACTAGGGTGGGGCGCCTGTGCAGGCATTGGAGTTCTCCAGAGGGTGTCTCTTGGGCCTGGAATGTGTCTGGGGGGATGGGCTCACTGCGGAAGGAGTACTGTAGGAAGGAGTGGTGGCGGATGGTGTCAAAGATGGAGTAGAGAGCCCAGTCCAAGCCGCACagcaccaccagcagcagcagaatGGGCAGTGTCTCCAGGAGCTCCCTCACCTGGCCAAGGAGCAGGAGGGGCAGAGCTGGACAGTGCCACCTGCCTGGGCACGGAGCACTCTGTGGTGCCTTTTACCCTCTACCCTCACCTTCAGGCCTGTCTTTGCACCCAGGAGTCCGCTCCCCATGCCGTCCTCACCACATTGCTCATTTCTGAGGCCTGGATGGTGGGCTTGCAAGGGAAGATGACGGTTTTCTCCTCAGCTTTGCGGAGTGGCAGCAGAGTCCGTTTGCCCTGGAAAACAAATGTCCACACAGTTAGGAAGCCCAAGGGCCCTCTGCCCTttcccctctgccttcctggagcATGAACCCACACAGGTCACACAGCAGCAAGGCATCCCCAGGCAGTGCTGCGCCCACTCACCAGCTTCTTCCTGCGGTCATCAATCTGGCAGAAGTAGGTGCTGATGTAGATGTTGTCAAAACGAATGTCATGGTTATAGCTGTCCATGTAGGAGAAAGACCTGTGGGTGGATGGGCAGGGATGTCTCCATCTCCTCCAGGTTCTCCTCAGCTATCCCCAAACACGGGTTTCCTTGAGGCACAGTCATTCAACCAACCAGCCAGCATTCATTGAGCACCATCTATGTCCTAGGCACTGCTAGGCGATGGTGATAACAAGGAGAAGACTCTGTCCCTGCCTTCCAATTGTGTAGAGGGAGACATCTCCCTACACGATGGGTGAGACATAGCAGAAGTGCGTAGGGGATGAGGTGGGGGCTCAGAGGAGGGCATGGCCGGCCTGTCTGGGAGGGAGTTGCATGTGTGCATCTGAGGTAGGGACAGGCATGCATCTTGCAGGATGAATATCGAGCGGAGTCACAGAGAGGGGGAAACTCCTTGAGGTTTCGGGAATCACCTAATCCACTGTGACTCACAAGTTCCTGCCTCTTGGCTTTGCCTGCAGCATATCTCCTGGAGGTGTGCTGGGGCAAAACTCATCCCAGACCACCATCTCCGTCCTCCCCAATACACCCTGGCcctctctggctacccttaagCACAGTGCACGTGTGCATGGGTGTATGCCTACATATATAGCTATCCCCCATGTATTTCTCAAAGCCCTACATAATGCTTCAGTTTgctaaggaaaaaatgttaattattgcAAATGTGTTTAAAACTGTAAAAGTACATTAAACAAACTCTGTAAAGTGTGAAACATTAGTTTCAGTACTATTGCTTCTGGGGCCCTGTAAAAATCCACATCTTTGCCTTTAAAACTACTGTAAGTGCAAAGACATACTGTGAGTGCCCTCTTGTGGAGAGGCTCACAGAGGTGGTGCCTGGGCTTCCTGAGCCAGGGCCTGCCCTCCCGCCAGCTGTCCTTTCAGTGCATGACCTCACCCAGCTTGAAAGCCTGGAAGTAGCTTTTGACTCtgtgcctccttccttccctccacaaGCTGGCTCTGAGCCTCTCTGCacctttccccttccccctccatctcaagccatcttcctgccatGCTCTACCCGGGCCAGGCTCCCTAACCTCCGACCCAAcctggcctccctccctccagacTTCCTGAGGCCATCTTGCCACCACCGCCAGTTCCAGGTCTTCCTGCAGGGCTTTCCAGACTGTTCTGGTCATGCCCACTTCAGTCCTCCAGGCCAGCCTCTGCCCTCTGCACCCCACAGATGCCAGAAGCCTTACCCAAGGGACACCCTTCTTTCCTTGACCACCGGTCCCCATCTGTAGCCATTTGGAGCCCAGTTATGACCCTTCCAAGGGGCACTTTCTCAGCTCCCATATACGTCTCAAAAGCCAATCCACAGAATGGCCCTTGAACCATCTCTGTCTTGTGCGTGTCTCATGATCCCAACTAGATcattagcttttatttatttattttttttttttgagacaaactctcACTCTgacaccaggctggaatgcagaatgcagtggcacaatcacagctcactgcagcctcgacctcccagtgattctcctgcctcagcctcccaagtagctgggactacaggcatgtaccccacacctggctaattttgttcattttttgtagagatgaggtctcactgtgttacccaggctggtctcaaacacctcaactcaagccatcctcccaccttggcttcccaaaatgttgggattacaggagtgagctgccATGCCTAGCGATCATGAGCTTATTGAGGGCAGGAATAGAGCTGCTTCATCTTTGTCTTCCCATCGGGCCCTAGATACACGCATACCCACTCACTTGCAGTCACTCTAGGCCCCCCACATAGGGGCAGACAGAGCAACAGCCCTGTGGCAGCCCTCACCCAAGCCCTGCCCATCTCAGGTGTTTGGGAGTCGGGATGGGAAATAGAGGGTCCAGAGACCAGCAGGGGAGCTGGAGCAGAGCAAGGCCCGGGGCAGCCCAGCTGGACACTGGGCTGGGTGGGGTTAAGGACTTTGTTCTAAATGGAGGGAAAGTCACTGCCAACGCAGCAGGcaggagaaaatgaaagcaaaatggaaagataaaaatgGCACAAAGTCAGAGCCAAGGGGAATATGAAGggcaagaaaaaatcaaaagtcaaagctaaatgtaaaaaaaaaaaaatcagtattggGATAAAGGCTGGAAGGAGGTGGATGAATGAAGACGGTTGGCCTTTTAAGGCAGTGGGAACATGGGTAATGTTCTTCTGACAAAATGTCCACATTTCCTTTAACTTTGTGTAAACAAAgacaaaagtaaataatattcAGATTCAGAGGTGGGGATAGGCGCTAGGGTTCCATCCTTACAGCCTCCTTCAGGGCCAGGGCTCCAGTCTGGGGCAGAGGAGGGGCTGCTGGGGTGGGGGCCATGGCTCACGCGTGCAGGACCAGCAGGAAAGTGCAGGAGAGCAGCACGTGCAGCAGCCCCAGGGCCCACTCCAGCCGGGCCTCCTGGTGGTGCACGTAGTCCCGCACCTCGGTGCTCACGCGCTCCCAGCTCGTGTTGAGCCCCAGCACCCCAGCCTGCTTCTCTTCCTGGTGGAGGGCACATGAGCAAACTCAGCCTGCGGCCACCTCGCCAGACCCAGGTCCCGCCTCTTCACGACGTCTGTCCCCCAGTACCCCACTTGTGGCCCCGGGGCCCTCCCAGGACCTCCAGGAGTTGTCACTTCCTTCTGCTCACCACCCTCCTGGACACAGTCTTGCTCCCCTGCACCTACATCAGCTGACATCATCTCATATCTGGCTGATAGCTCCTGCCCCAGGCCAAGTCTGCACAAACCACAGGCTTGGCACTGTCCCCTCCTCACCAcctttcccttcccctgcccATCTCAGGTGTTCAGGGGTGGAGATGGGAAACAAAGGGCCCCCTCAACACCAGCGACATTCCCCTCCTTGtccccctccctcacccctgGTCCCCTCTTTCCTGTGCCCTCTCACTTGTCCTTCCTCTAGCCCTATTCCCTCatgccctcctcccactccctaTCTACCCCCCACCAACCCTCGCCCTTGCCTTCTACCTTGAAGTCAATATTGGCTGAAAATTCCCCATCCAGGCCATGAATAGACTGGTTGAGGGAGTCGTAGGTCTGCCCAAAGTTGCCTTCCACTGGGATGCGATTGCGGCACCAAACCTCCATCACTGGTGGACAGTGGGCGGGGTCAGGGGCCTCCCCGGGCCTGTCCTCCAGGTGCAGGCCTGGCCTGCCTGTCCTCCTGTGTTCCTCCTCATCCTGCTTTTTTATCTCTCTGCCCATGGCTTGCTACCACACCAACACTGAGTCTTCCCCTCTCCGCTCTCTTTGGATCCTGCCCTCCAGGAACCAGACCTGAGTTCCCCCATTTTTGTCCATCTATCCTCAACTATAACAAACATCAGTAAGGAGAGCCAGCGTTTACAGAGCAGCTCCTCTGTGTGCCAGCTCTGCCACTGCCTTCACATACGTTAGCCCCATAAATCCTTAAAAGCCCTTAAtgtggctgggtgcgatggctcacacctgtaatcccagcactttgggaggctgaggtgggtggatcacctgaggttaagagttcaagaccagcttggtcaatgtggtgaaaccccgtgtctactaaatatacaaaaattagctgagcatggtggcggccacctgtaatcccagctactcgggaggctgaggcaggagaatcgcttgaactcgggaggcagaggttgcagtgagccgagatcacgccactgcactccagtctgggtgacaagagtgaaacaccccatctcaaaaaaaaaaaaattaatgcaagaactACTGTTATTCTGCCCATGCCCATCTTTCAGATGAAGAGCCACAGCTCAGAGCTTTGCTGTAACTCACCCTGGGTCACAGGGCTATTCAGCAGATGGACTGGGCTCTAAGGATGCTGTGGCCTCAGGGCCAAAACCCTCCTCATCTGTTGCTTTCCTGCCTGTTGCCTACCAGTGGGTCCCAAGGACTCAGCTTCCTACTCCTGATGCTCCCCACCCCTTTGCAACTGTGCAGACCCTTGGCAATGCCACAGAAGAACTTGAACTTCATAGGCAGGCAGAGCAGGTGGGTGAGGAGTGGGACCCAGATGTGCTTCATGCACTGTTCATGCTTGTGGTCAAACCAACGACGGCAGCTGAGTATGGCCTGGTTCACCACATCTGTAGGAAGGAGCAAGGGTGTCTGAGGTTCCCACATCTTAATCCACAATGCTGGCCCCACATCCTACCCCACCCTCCACTCCCCAGGGATACCCCTCACAGGAGCAACGCAGCTTGGTCTTCAGCTCATACATCTTCTGTGTCGACAGGTGGAGTCTGGAGGCTGGGGCTTGGCGGGCCTCCCTGCCCTGGGCTGTCTCCCCTGAGTCCACGGCATCCTCAGGGGTGTAGCCCATCTCACTATTCACCTGGGCATCCAGGTCCTCAAAAGTGGCGGAGATGTTCCGAGTCTCTGCTCTCAGCAATTCTTTGCTACTCTGGGattggaggtggagggaggaaagggTGAGGGCTGGGGCTTTAGAGCTTCTGCTGCCTGAGGGTCTGTCTTCCCCCAGTAGCCAAGCTTTGGGCTCTCACCCCTGGCCGGCAGGGAGCCTAGGCCCTGAGACACAGCCTCTCACCTCAAATTCCCGGCTGTCCATTGCCCTTGGGAACCTCCCCCACCAGCTGCCTTGTCTGATACCACATGTCCTGGCTCTGCGTACCTCCCAGACTCTCAGCTCTTCCTCAGTCCTCCCATCCCAGACCCTTCCTGGTCAGTGGTTCCCCCGGTCCCTAGACCTTACCCTTCACCACTAGTCTCTGCGATCATTATGCCATCTGAATGCCCCCAACTTCCAAACCCCTCAGCCCCCATCTCCCCAACTCTCCAATTCTCCCAAACCCCCAGTCTCCAGCCCTCCAATACCCAATTCTTGAATCTTCTTGTCTTCGAAACTTCTGAGCTACTCACGGCAAAAGCTCCCAAATTTCTTAGATATTCTAGTTCAGCTGTCCAGAGTACTGACCACTCAGGTATTAGGAAATGTGTATAGAGCATATCCCAGTGACTCAAGGGCTCTCCTGGCATTTAATGTCCCAGGACCAGGGCACATTCTGCAATGTCTGGGAATAGTTCTGCAAAAAATGCTAGTAGTATCCCCACTGGGAAACTGTAAATCCAGGGTGACAACTCCCAGCTCAAGTTAACTCGGCCCCAGGGAGAGGGACCCCCCCAGGCCCTGCCTGTGCAGATTCCTAACCAGCAGGTCCTTGAACACGGCCCGTAAGGGGGCTGTGGAGATGCGCCAAGCTGCACGGGTGTTGTTGATCTGCAGCTCCACGGTGCAGCCCAGCGATGCAATCACGTCGTTGAGATTGTGCCGCAGATTGGCTACTGGCCCTGGAGAAAGAGGCCCTGGTGGGTCACCTCCCTGTATAACCAGCACTTTCTCAAACCCGCTCAGCTCCTCTCTGCACATAGTGCCCATCGCCTACAACTATACAGTGGTGGGGCCGAGAAGCCTATGAAAGGTCATCTTGTTCAAcccttgatttttttcactgtttttttttttttttttttttttttttttgagagcctccctctgttgcccaggctggagtgcagtggctcgatctctgctcattgcaacctccgcctcccgggctcaagcgattctcctgcctcagcctcctgagcagctgggattacaggcacgcgccaccatgtctagctaatttttttggtatttttagtagagatggggtttcagcatgttggtcaggctggtcttgaactcctgacctcgtgatctgcccgcctcggcctcccacagtgctgggattacaggtgagccaccatgcctggccttttttttttttttgagacggagtcttgctctgtcacccaggctggagcgcaatggcacaatctcggctc includes:
- the DCST1 gene encoding E3 ubiquitin-protein ligase DCST1 isoform X2, with protein sequence MDIKHHQNGARGQRRKQPHTTVQRLLSWGLPVSCSRFLWRQPGEFPVTAFLLGAGAGGLLAIGLGAMGWGTSPHIRCASLLLVPKMLGKEGRLFVLGYALAAIYVGPVANLRHNLNDVIASLGCTVELQINNTRAAWRISTAPLRAVFKDLLSSKELLRAETRNISATFEDLDAQVNSEMGYTPEDAVDSGETAQGREARQAPASRLHLSTQKMYELKTKLRCSYVVNQAILSCRRWFDHKHEQCMKHIWVPLLTHLLCLPMKFKFFCGIAKVMEVWCRNRIPVEGNFGQTYDSLNQSIHGLDGEFSANIDFKEEKQAGVLGLNTSWERVSTEVRDYVHHQEARLEWALGLLHVLLSCTFLLVLHASFSYMDSYNHDIRFDNIYISTYFCQIDDRRKKLGKRTLLPLRKAEEKTVIFPCKPTIQASEMSNVVRELLETLPILLLLVVLCGLDWALYSIFDTIRHHSFLQYSFRSSHKLEVKVGGDSMLARLLRKTIGALNTSSETVMESNNMPCLPQPVGLDARAYWRAALPIGLLVCLCLLQAFGYRLRRVIAAFYFPKREKKRILFLYNDLLKKRAAFTKLRRAAILRRARQQKAPRHPLADILHRGCPLLRRWLRRRCVVCQAPETPESYVCRTLDCEAVYCWSCWDDMRQRCPVCTPREELSSSAFSDSNDDTAYAG
- the DCST1 gene encoding E3 ubiquitin-protein ligase DCST1 isoform X1 is translated as MDIKHHQNGARGQRRKQPHTTVQRLLSWGLPVSCSRFLWRQPGEFPVTAFLLGAGAGGLLAIGLFQLLVNPMNIYEEQKIMFLYSLVGLGAMGWGTSPHIRCASLLLVPKMLGKEGRLFVLGYALAAIYVGPVANLRHNLNDVIASLGCTVELQINNTRAAWRISTAPLRAVFKDLLSSKELLRAETRNISATFEDLDAQVNSEMGYTPEDAVDSGETAQGREARQAPASRLHLSTQKMYELKTKLRCSYVVNQAILSCRRWFDHKHEQCMKHIWVPLLTHLLCLPMKFKFFCGIAKVMEVWCRNRIPVEGNFGQTYDSLNQSIHGLDGEFSANIDFKEEKQAGVLGLNTSWERVSTEVRDYVHHQEARLEWALGLLHVLLSCTFLLVLHASFSYMDSYNHDIRFDNIYISTYFCQIDDRRKKLGKRTLLPLRKAEEKTVIFPCKPTIQASEMSNVVRELLETLPILLLLVVLCGLDWALYSIFDTIRHHSFLQYSFRSSHKLEVKVGGDSMLARLLRKTIGALNTSSETVMESNNMPCLPQPVGLDARAYWRAALPIGLLVCLCLLQAFGYRLRRVIAAFYFPKREKKRILFLYNDLLKKRAAFTKLRRAAILRRARQQKAPRHPLADILHRGCPLLRRWLRRRCVVCQAPETPESYVCRTLDCEAVYCWSCWDDMRQRCPVCTPREELSSSAFSDSNDDTAYAG
- the DCST1 gene encoding E3 ubiquitin-protein ligase DCST1 isoform X3, translated to MDIKHHQNGARGQRRKQPHTTVQRLLSWGLPVSCSRFLWRQPGEFPVTAFLLGAGAGGLLAIGLFQLLVNPMNIYEEQKIMFLYSLVGLGAMGWGTSPHIRCASLLLVPKMLGKEGRLFVLGYALAAIYVGPVANLRHNLNDVIASLGCTVELQINNTRAAWRISTAPLRAVFKDLLSSKELLRAETRNISATFEDLDAQVNSEMGYTPEDAVDSGETAQGREARQAPASRLHLSTQKMYELKTKLRCSYVVNQAILSCRRWFDHKHEQCMKHIWVPLLTHLLCLPMKFKFFCGIAKVMEVWCRNRIPVEGNFGQTYDSLNQSIHGLDGEFSANIDFKEEKQAGVLGLNTSWERVSTEVRDYVHHQEARLEWALGLLHVLLSCTFLLVLHASFSYMDSYNHDIRFDNIYISTYFCQIDDRRKKLGKRTLLPLRKAEEKTVIFPCKPTIQASEMSNVVRELLETLPILLLLVVLCGLDWALYSIFDTIRHHSFLQYSFRSSHKLEVKVGGDSMLARLLRKTIGALNTSSETVMESNNMPCLPQPVGLDARAYWRAALPIGLLVCLCLLQAFGYRLRRVIAAFYFPKREKKRILFLYNDLLKKRAAFTKLRRAAILRRARQQKAPVFTEPRFLPLKNGKTGEICKSCSLEISLEWWSGVGLRCQRA